acaacaacaaaatgagCTTAGTCCTTCATCAGAACAGAAAGATACCTCCACATCTTTGGTTAAAGGTCCATCTTATAGAGTTAAGTTAAATCACCTTGCTACAAATATATTGGGTATTTTGAATGATAACATGAGATTGAGATCCAAAGCCTTGAATGTGATTACTCACTCATGCTATCTGTCccaaattgaaccaaaaaaaggTGGATAAAGCACTTCAAGATGCTGATTGGGTTAATTCTATGCATGAcgaacttcatcaatttgttcgAAATGATGTGTGGGAATTGGTTCCTAGACCAAAGGGAGTCAATGTGATTGGAACTAAGTGGAAATTTAAGAACAAGTCAGATGAACATGATATTATTATCAGAAACAAATCAAGACTTGTTGCTCAAAGTTACACACAAATGGAAGGgattgattttgatgagacCTTTGCACCAGTAGCAAGACTGGAATCCATTAGGATACTTTTGGCCATAGCAAGTCATCTAAATTTCAAGTTgtatcaaatggatgttaaaAGTGCTTTCTTGAATGGCATGTTACAAGAAGatgtatatgttgaataaccAAAGTGTTTCGTTGATCCTCACAAACCGGATGATGTATACAAGTTGAAGAGAACCATCTATAGTTTGAAACAAGCTCCTAGGGCTTGGTATGATAGGTTAACTGCATATCTCACTGAGAATGGATTCAAAAGAGGATTTACAGATACTACTCTCTTCATATGAAAGGATAAGAATTATTTTGTAGCAACTCaaatttatgttgatgatattgttTTTGGTGCTACTAATGATTCTCTTGCTCAAtcttttgcagatgaaatgaagaagatgTTTGAAATGAGTATGGTTAGTGAACTAACTTATTTTTTAGGATAAACGGATTTTGGTATTTACATCAACCAAGCAAAATATGCCAAAAATCTAGTCAAGAGATTTGGACTTGATAAGGCTGCACATTCTAGAACACCAATGGCTGCTAATGCAAAGCTAACCAATGATCCTTCAGGTGAGTCTATAGGTGTTACATTATATAGAAGCATGATTGGTTGCTTTTTGTATTTAACTGCAAGTTGTCCAGACATTGCTTTCAGTGTTGGTGTATGCTCTAGATTTCAATCTAATCCTAAAGTTTCACATTTAAATGTTGttaaaagaatcataaaatatatTAGTGGAACTTGTGATTATGGTTTTTTCTATAGCAAAGAGTCAAATTTGTCTCTTGCTGGATTTTCTGATTCGGATTGGGTTGGCAATGTCGATGATAGAAAAAACACCACTAGTGGGTGTTTTTATGTAGGAGTTAATCTTGTTGCTTggatgagtaaaaaaaaaattctgtctCTTTGTCTACTGCAGAAGCAGAATATATTGCTACTGGAAGTTGTTGTTCACAGCTTCTTTGGATTAAAAAGCTTTTGAGTGATTATGGGATAACACAAGACACCATAgttgtttattgtgataattctaGTGCTATTGATATCTCTAAGACCCTGTTCAACACTCTAAGactaaacacatagagattAGATATCAATTATTTGtgtaatttgtttttcatatggTTTATGTTGCTAGCTATATGGTAATTAACTTGTAAATTAATTTGAGTAGTAATTAAGTTATAAATTAATCTGAGTGATGAAATGACCATTATTATATTCTTGATCACCCATGTACAAATATCTTAATCATCCTATCTTTGTAATAGAAATGGTCACATTGATAAATTGACAATTCTCTTTTGAGATGCGATCAGTAATAATTTTCCCGTACCTAAGGAAAACCTCATCAATTATTGTATCTCCAAAGTGACTAACAAGCATGGATTCAGCCACAACTCTCATGTACTTTGCAACTTTGTATCCATCGTCACTAAATGCATTAGATGCATTGAATTCATTATCAAAATCATTCCATTTGATTGCAAAAACCTCCAAGCGATCAATTGAGAAATATCCTTCTTTTAAAACTTTGATTTTCACTTTTGATAGGGATGGTGTGTAGTAAGGGACATTGAAGGAATCCATTTTGTCTTCATCTATGAGTCCCTAGAATGTACGTCACATGGTTTTGCACAAAAGATTTTATGCAAATTTGGGAATAATTATTCTTTCCTAGTATGAATtgctatataatttttaaaaaagtataatatatcaaaatctaaaaataagaaattagtACATGATCAAGAAATTCCTG
This portion of the Castanea sativa cultivar Marrone di Chiusa Pesio chromosome 7, ASM4071231v1 genome encodes:
- the LOC142643947 gene encoding S-adenosyl-L-methionine:benzoic acid/salicylic acid carboxyl methyltransferase 3-like — encoded protein: MVVVGTKNMVLEGLGNNKGNIYMACTSPPNVLRAYYEQYQRDFSMFVKCCAEELVAGGGMVLNFLGRRSENPSHRECCYFWELLAMALNDMVFEGLIDEDKMDSFNVPYYTPSLSKVKIKVLKEGYFSIDRLEVFAIKWNDFDNEFNASNAFSDDGYKVAKYMRVVAESMLVSHFGDTIIDEVFLRYGKIITDRISKENCQFINVTISITKIG